A window of Borrelia sp. A-FGy1 contains these coding sequences:
- a CDS encoding HEAT repeat domain-containing protein: MKCLLFILIFFIALNIFAVKAPVLPTDPLDPNSPEFDIDATENIGSMFGNSYARGSSTKDINLYVNQVRNTISYGLDNQVIEIVKSLKRSRDGEYNSLLEKRLHKTFNIELKGAILDLFLSLKYGGGIDVANSILDTYESKRYPNSLINRAILYLKELGNKDDLKRVLIDILENKEGNIVATAAYYLGEISAIEYSKNMIDIYDKYSGNDMVRAAILVALGKSNAFEYGNKIYEISMDNYENPTIKASAIKALSYLAPEKITENVEFYLQNNNNNSNIKFAIIEALSRDVSLKSKEVLQDFLRDSDETLRIRAVNAIKGHGDISAREALVYKVKSDPSFKVREASGKALVDMGSGYEDIKNIIIEPTVENNFKFTMFNYLLDKNVDFAFLIALELLKKENINKPSKLLSDIAVLLAARKGNFDDFYSKIINSKNIDLRNLAIKGAVYNKSSALENRLKEIKRITTSEYLKKLLKNY; the protein is encoded by the coding sequence ATGAAGTGTTTATTATTTATTCTTATATTTTTTATTGCGCTTAATATTTTTGCTGTTAAAGCTCCAGTGTTGCCAACAGATCCTTTAGATCCTAATTCACCTGAGTTTGATATTGATGCTACTGAAAATATAGGAAGTATGTTTGGCAATAGTTATGCTAGAGGTTCTAGCACTAAAGATATTAACTTATATGTTAATCAAGTACGTAATACTATTTCTTATGGACTTGATAATCAAGTGATTGAGATTGTCAAGAGTCTTAAGAGATCTAGAGATGGCGAATATAATTCTTTACTTGAGAAGAGACTACATAAGACTTTTAATATTGAACTTAAAGGAGCTATTCTTGATTTATTTTTATCTCTTAAGTACGGTGGTGGCATTGATGTTGCTAATTCTATTCTTGATACTTATGAAAGTAAAAGATATCCTAATAGTTTAATTAATAGAGCGATTTTATATCTTAAAGAACTTGGCAACAAGGATGATTTAAAGAGAGTTCTTATTGATATTCTTGAGAATAAGGAAGGAAATATTGTGGCTACAGCTGCCTATTATCTTGGTGAAATTTCTGCTATTGAATATTCAAAAAATATGATTGATATTTATGATAAATATAGTGGAAATGATATGGTTAGAGCTGCAATACTTGTTGCTCTTGGCAAATCTAATGCTTTTGAATATGGGAATAAAATTTATGAGATTTCTATGGATAATTATGAAAATCCAACAATTAAAGCTTCTGCAATAAAAGCATTGTCATATCTTGCACCTGAAAAAATAACAGAAAATGTCGAATTTTATCTTCAAAATAATAATAATAATTCTAATATTAAGTTTGCCATTATTGAAGCACTTTCAAGAGATGTATCTTTGAAATCAAAAGAAGTTTTACAAGATTTTTTGAGAGATTCTGATGAAACACTTAGAATTAGAGCCGTTAATGCTATTAAAGGACATGGTGATATTTCTGCAAGAGAAGCTTTAGTATATAAGGTTAAGAGTGATCCTTCTTTTAAGGTTAGAGAAGCATCTGGTAAGGCTTTAGTTGATATGGGATCTGGTTATGAAGATATAAAAAACATAATAATAGAGCCTACTGTTGAAAATAATTTTAAATTTACTATGTTTAATTATCTTTTAGATAAAAATGTGGACTTTGCATTTTTAATTGCGTTAGAACTTTTAAAAAAAGAAAACATTAATAAACCTTCAAAACTTTTATCAGATATTGCTGTGCTTCTTGCGGCTAGAAAGGGTAATTTTGATGATTTTTATTCTAAGATTATTAATAGCAAAAATATCGACTTAAGGAATCTTGCAATTAAGGGAGCTGTTTATAATAAGTCTTCTGCATTAGAAAATAGACTTAAAGAGATAAAGAGGATAACAACTTCAGAATATTTAAAAAAGCTATTAAAAAATTATTAA
- a CDS encoding LptF/LptG family permease — protein sequence MRVDKLFVKNITLTFLFMNFLFMILIILGDLFVNLISYLENKLSVNDIIYVYYLYLPKSFSDGVALSFLFAVSNLIGNLSMRNEIIGLFSCGISLSRILRPIIITSIVISIALFFFDNYLVIDTAAERDAFLKNSMEKGSSDRSVIIRNYAREIYNIRYYNIDDDTIYNLIIILRDGNDVFNKRYDVSKAKWFDNKWNLYGVREFSKVGKEVVENFYEILDGKGIINLEPEYVKIVMLSSKTLNFSKLIGWIRSLKAENLDYSEALFDFLNRIFFSFRLILLSFTVGFISLVLRKNIFILSLLNSIAFAVVYVISIVIFNFLADLGYLPITVASSFTTVLFLIINFVIYKFVFK from the coding sequence ATGAGAGTAGATAAACTTTTTGTAAAAAATATAACGTTAACTTTTCTATTTATGAATTTTCTTTTCATGATATTGATCATACTTGGGGATTTATTTGTAAATCTTATAAGTTATCTTGAAAATAAGCTTAGTGTTAATGATATTATTTATGTTTATTATTTATATTTACCGAAATCTTTTTCAGATGGTGTAGCTTTATCTTTTCTTTTTGCTGTTTCTAATCTTATTGGAAATCTTTCTATGAGAAATGAAATAATAGGACTTTTTAGTTGTGGAATTTCTCTTTCTAGAATATTAAGGCCAATAATTATAACTAGTATTGTGATATCAATAGCTCTCTTTTTTTTTGATAATTATTTAGTAATAGATACTGCTGCAGAAAGAGATGCTTTTCTTAAAAATAGTATGGAGAAAGGATCTAGTGATAGGTCTGTAATAATTAGAAATTATGCACGAGAAATATACAATATTAGATATTACAACATAGATGATGATACTATTTATAATTTAATAATTATTTTAAGAGATGGTAATGATGTTTTTAATAAAAGATATGATGTTAGTAAGGCTAAGTGGTTTGATAATAAGTGGAATCTTTATGGTGTAAGAGAATTTTCTAAGGTTGGGAAAGAGGTTGTAGAAAATTTTTATGAGATTCTTGATGGTAAAGGGATTATTAATCTAGAGCCTGAATATGTTAAAATAGTTATGTTATCTTCAAAGACATTGAATTTCTCAAAACTTATTGGCTGGATTAGATCTCTTAAAGCAGAAAATTTAGATTATTCCGAGGCTTTATTTGATTTTTTAAACAGAATATTTTTTTCATTTAGATTAATACTTTTGAGTTTTACTGTTGGTTTTATAAGTCTTGTTTTAAGAAAAAATATCTTTATACTTAGTTTGTTAAATAGCATTGCATTTGCAGTTGTATATGTTATTTCAATTGTAATTTTTAATTTTTTAGCTGATCTTGGTTATTTGCCCATAACGGTTGCGAGTTCATTTACTACTGTATTGTTTCTTATTATTAATTTTGTTATTTATAAGTTTGTTTTTAAATAG
- the pnp gene encoding polyribonucleotide nucleotidyltransferase, with amino-acid sequence MKKVLRLKIGREELILETGLLAKQANGSVLATYGGSTVLATVCCSDLVREDLDFIPLSVEYNEKYYAAGKIPGGFIKRESKPKDKEVLVSRLIDRPMRPLFDKRFGREIQVVPTTLSTDQMNPPDIVGMNAAFTAVFLSDIPFNGPIAAVRVAYLNDEFIVNPSFDEIQESSLDIVVAGSLDGITMVEGGASEVSEEILLVAIDKAHEYIKQLCDMQKEFVSIVGYKEKLPLAYEERIFEFKNELKDLIYSELKEACFVTGKLNRDKAIKLVKKKAYEHFSSLDKINDDNEKLFVKAFDDFEQEIVRKSILEKNLRTDGRTSKDIRNIFIEIDLLNRTHGSALFTRGETQTLAVTTLGTSIDEQIMDDIDGDKRLNFMLHYNFPPFSVGETGRLMTGRREIGHGHLAQRSLEAVLPKKDDFPYTIRVVSEVLESNGSSSMATVCSGSMSLMAAGVPVKEQVAGIAMGLISNGDEYVILSDILGEEDHLGDMDFKVAGTKKGITGFQMDIKILNVTKQLMKDALEQARVGRMHILSIMDSVISKSRVDISVNAPKIIQLQIDVDKISLVIGSTGKTVKAITDEFEVRVQIEQDGRITLFGADSLKMQKAKERIESIVREPKVGEIYKGVVKKINSFGAFIELTPTKEGFLSTRLRPRDDRYSGSRIARYGNNSRREMGSIRPPRLEEGQIVKVKIIDIDKFGKIELEFVRD; translated from the coding sequence TTGAAAAAAGTTTTGAGGTTGAAAATAGGAAGAGAAGAATTAATTTTAGAAACAGGATTATTAGCTAAACAAGCAAATGGATCAGTTCTTGCTACTTATGGGGGCTCTACTGTTCTTGCTACAGTTTGTTGTTCAGATTTAGTTCGTGAAGATTTAGATTTTATTCCTCTTTCGGTTGAATATAATGAAAAATATTATGCTGCTGGAAAAATTCCAGGTGGATTTATTAAAAGAGAAAGTAAGCCTAAGGATAAAGAAGTGCTAGTTTCTAGGCTAATAGACAGGCCCATGAGGCCTCTTTTTGATAAGAGGTTTGGTAGAGAAATCCAAGTTGTTCCAACAACTCTATCTACGGATCAAATGAATCCTCCTGATATTGTTGGTATGAATGCTGCTTTTACGGCAGTTTTTTTATCAGATATTCCATTTAATGGCCCTATTGCAGCTGTTAGGGTGGCATATTTAAATGATGAGTTTATAGTTAATCCTTCTTTTGATGAGATTCAGGAATCTTCTCTTGATATTGTTGTTGCAGGGAGTTTAGATGGGATTACTATGGTTGAGGGTGGTGCTAGTGAAGTTAGTGAAGAAATATTGCTTGTTGCAATAGATAAAGCACATGAATATATTAAGCAGTTATGCGATATGCAAAAAGAGTTTGTATCTATTGTTGGGTATAAAGAAAAGTTACCACTTGCTTATGAGGAAAGAATATTTGAATTTAAAAATGAACTTAAGGACTTAATTTATTCTGAACTTAAGGAGGCTTGTTTTGTTACAGGCAAGCTTAATAGAGATAAAGCTATAAAGTTAGTAAAGAAAAAGGCCTATGAACATTTTTCTTCTCTTGATAAAATAAATGATGATAATGAAAAGCTTTTTGTTAAAGCTTTTGATGATTTTGAACAAGAAATTGTTAGAAAATCAATTCTTGAAAAGAATCTTAGGACAGATGGTCGTACTTCTAAAGATATAAGAAATATTTTTATAGAAATTGATCTTTTGAATAGAACGCATGGCTCTGCTCTTTTTACTAGGGGTGAGACTCAGACTTTAGCTGTAACTACTTTGGGGACAAGTATTGATGAACAGATAATGGATGATATTGATGGGGACAAGCGTCTTAATTTTATGCTTCATTATAATTTTCCTCCTTTTTCTGTTGGAGAGACAGGTAGGCTTATGACCGGAAGGCGTGAGATTGGACATGGGCATTTGGCTCAAAGATCTTTGGAAGCTGTGTTACCTAAAAAAGATGACTTTCCTTATACTATTAGGGTAGTATCTGAAGTATTGGAATCAAATGGATCTTCATCAATGGCTACAGTATGCTCTGGTAGTATGTCTTTAATGGCAGCTGGTGTGCCTGTTAAGGAGCAGGTCGCAGGGATTGCCATGGGACTTATTAGTAATGGTGATGAATATGTTATTCTAAGTGATATTTTAGGAGAAGAAGATCATTTGGGTGATATGGACTTTAAGGTTGCAGGAACTAAAAAAGGAATCACTGGTTTTCAGATGGACATTAAGATTTTAAATGTTACAAAGCAGTTGATGAAGGATGCTCTTGAGCAAGCTAGAGTAGGAAGAATGCATATTCTGTCTATTATGGATTCTGTAATTTCAAAGTCAAGAGTAGATATATCTGTTAATGCTCCTAAGATTATTCAATTACAAATTGATGTTGATAAAATTTCTCTTGTTATTGGGTCTACTGGTAAGACGGTTAAAGCAATTACAGATGAATTTGAAGTTAGAGTGCAAATTGAGCAGGATGGAAGAATTACTCTTTTTGGGGCTGATAGTTTAAAGATGCAAAAGGCAAAAGAGAGAATTGAGAGCATTGTCAGAGAACCCAAGGTAGGAGAAATTTATAAAGGAGTTGTTAAAAAGATTAACAGTTTTGGAGCTTTCATTGAGCTTACTCCTACAAAGGAAGGATTTTTAAGTACTCGTTTAAGGCCTAGAGACGATAGATATAGTGGTAGTAGAATTGCTAGGTATGGAAATAATAGCAGAAGAGAGATGGGTAGTATTCGTCCTCCAAGATTAGAGGAAGGACAAATAGTTAAAGTTAAGATAATTGATATAGATAAATTTGGCAAGATTGAATTAGAATTCGTTAGAGATTAA
- the rpsO gene encoding 30S ribosomal protein S15, which translates to MISKEQKQRIVSEFGKSANDTGSVEVQVALITDRIKYLTEHLKINKKDHSSKRGLLKLVGQRRSLLRYYQSKNLEAYRTLIVKLGLRK; encoded by the coding sequence ATGATTAGCAAGGAACAGAAGCAAAGAATAGTTTCAGAGTTTGGCAAGAGTGCAAATGATACAGGTTCTGTTGAAGTTCAGGTAGCTTTAATAACGGATAGAATAAAATATTTAACAGAACATTTAAAAATAAATAAGAAAGATCATAGCTCAAAAAGAGGTTTATTGAAGTTGGTTGGACAGAGAAGGAGTTTGTTGAGATATTATCAGAGTAAAAATTTGGAAGCTTACAGAACTTTAATAGTTAAACTTGGACTTAGAAAGTAA
- a CDS encoding LptF/LptG family permease → MKVLKNNYESYIISEFFKYFLITFLFFFFVFFINQILFFMRILLQNYVPFFKAFIFVIYSLPMVIALSPPFAALISVVLTVYRFKLNNEILAFRSIGISILDLLFPFLKLGVVIAFISFISNDFLLPLGSIGRLKIFNEIKEEVPHLILKPYSSKQYGDLIFVTGEKLETGYKNVTFFDNTRIKGYDRVFVAKKLNIKKENYQVYFILNDVLSIALTEDESGFYDYFYADRMKYSIDQVTFNDGFLLNYVTPSQMSIRDVIKLVDNQAKLIEDLNVQNDLEEDFLNLNFSSSYLNYLYDKSNLLDEMSILENLDYMYNLNLNYGSYEDITAKKNYALFSLELYQKISLPLSVLFFIFLAFGMGMYSNKKYSIILELVISILICVFYWVMFIGGKVYTVQNAPNPFFVAVLPNILLIFAGVILFLRLLKK, encoded by the coding sequence ATGAAAGTATTAAAAAACAATTATGAATCTTACATAATTTCTGAATTTTTTAAGTATTTTTTAATTACTTTTTTATTTTTTTTCTTTGTATTTTTCATAAATCAAATACTTTTTTTTATGAGGATACTTCTTCAAAATTATGTTCCTTTTTTTAAGGCTTTTATTTTTGTTATATATTCTCTTCCTATGGTAATTGCGTTATCTCCTCCTTTTGCAGCTTTAATTTCAGTTGTACTTACTGTATATAGATTTAAGCTTAATAATGAAATATTAGCTTTTAGATCAATTGGAATATCTATTTTAGATTTATTATTTCCTTTTTTAAAATTGGGAGTAGTTATTGCATTCATTTCTTTTATTTCAAATGATTTTTTACTTCCTCTTGGGTCTATTGGTAGATTAAAGATATTTAATGAAATAAAGGAGGAAGTACCTCATTTGATATTAAAACCTTATTCAAGTAAACAATATGGAGATTTAATATTTGTAACTGGGGAAAAACTAGAGACAGGATATAAGAATGTTACTTTTTTTGATAATACTAGAATTAAGGGTTATGATAGGGTATTTGTGGCCAAAAAGCTTAATATCAAAAAAGAAAATTATCAGGTATATTTTATTTTAAATGATGTATTGTCAATTGCTTTAACAGAAGATGAGAGTGGATTTTATGACTACTTTTATGCAGATAGAATGAAATATTCAATTGATCAGGTTACTTTTAATGATGGATTTTTATTAAATTATGTAACTCCTTCTCAGATGAGTATAAGAGATGTTATTAAGCTTGTTGATAATCAAGCCAAGTTAATTGAAGATTTAAATGTACAAAATGATTTGGAAGAAGATTTTTTGAATTTAAATTTTTCAAGTAGTTATTTAAATTATTTGTATGATAAGAGCAATTTATTAGACGAGATGTCTATTCTTGAAAATTTGGACTATATGTATAATTTAAATTTAAATTATGGTTCTTATGAAGATATTACAGCTAAGAAAAATTATGCTCTTTTTTCCTTGGAACTTTATCAAAAAATTAGTCTACCATTATCTGTTTTATTTTTTATTTTTTTAGCTTTTGGCATGGGTATGTATTCAAATAAAAAATATTCTATTATTCTTGAACTTGTAATTTCAATTTTAATTTGTGTTTTTTATTGGGTAATGTTTATTGGTGGTAAGGTGTATACTGTGCAGAATGCTCCTAATCCTTTTTTTGTTGCTGTTTTACCAAATATATTATTAATATTTGCTGGAGTGATACTTTTTTTAAGACTTTTAAAAAAATGA
- the tgt gene encoding tRNA guanosine(34) transglycosylase Tgt, protein MFNITKNDNSSNARLGILNLPHGEVNTPCFMPVGTLGVMKALKHDVLEKIGCNLMLANTYHLYLRPGIATIKKYGSLHKFTTWNKNFLTDSGGFQVFSLAKLRKIETEGLHFQSHIDGSRHYFTPESVFKMQETFESDIIMALDICSSYGIDYSKANLYTNITTLWARRTYNAYKNRKEGYDGLLFLITQGNFFKDLRKKSTEEILELNSPGIAIGGISVGEPRDKYLEILEYNSFLIPKDKPKYVMGIGTPQYILDAIYYGIDIFDCVNPARIARHGSLLTDNGILRIKRFEFSNDDSPIEKNCVCTLCKRYSRGYLKHLIKSKETLGIMLASEHNIHYMFRLIDKARNAIINDEFARFRKIYLKKYNEGNFYE, encoded by the coding sequence ATGTTTAATATTACTAAAAATGATAATAGCTCTAATGCTAGACTTGGAATTCTTAATCTTCCTCATGGGGAGGTAAATACCCCTTGTTTTATGCCTGTTGGGACTTTGGGTGTAATGAAAGCTTTAAAGCATGATGTTCTTGAAAAGATAGGATGTAATTTAATGCTTGCAAATACTTATCATCTTTATTTAAGACCTGGAATTGCTACAATCAAGAAATATGGAAGTTTGCATAAATTTACAACTTGGAATAAAAATTTTTTAACAGATTCTGGTGGATTTCAAGTTTTTTCTTTAGCTAAACTTCGAAAAATTGAGACTGAGGGTTTGCATTTTCAATCTCATATTGATGGTTCTAGGCATTATTTTACACCTGAGAGTGTATTTAAGATGCAAGAAACTTTTGAAAGTGATATCATTATGGCACTTGATATTTGTAGTTCTTATGGTATTGATTACAGTAAGGCAAATTTGTATACAAATATTACAACTTTATGGGCTCGTCGCACATATAATGCTTATAAGAATAGAAAAGAAGGGTATGATGGTCTTTTATTTTTAATAACACAGGGTAATTTTTTTAAAGACTTAAGAAAAAAGAGCACAGAAGAAATTTTAGAATTAAATAGTCCGGGTATTGCAATAGGTGGAATTTCTGTTGGAGAGCCAAGAGATAAATATTTAGAAATTCTTGAATATAATTCTTTCTTAATACCTAAAGATAAGCCAAAGTATGTAATGGGTATTGGCACACCTCAATATATATTGGATGCAATATATTATGGCATTGATATTTTTGATTGTGTAAATCCTGCAAGAATTGCTAGACATGGTTCCCTTTTAACTGATAATGGGATATTGAGAATTAAGAGATTCGAATTTAGTAATGATGATTCTCCTATTGAAAAAAATTGCGTGTGTACTTTATGTAAGAGATATTCAAGAGGATATTTAAAACATTTAATAAAATCAAAAGAAACTCTTGGAATAATGTTGGCTAGTGAACATAATATACATTATATGTTTAGGCTTATTGATAAAGCTAGAAATGCAATTATAAATGATGAATTTGCAAGATTCAGAAAAATTTATTTAAAAAAATATAATGAAGGTAATTTTTATGAATAA
- a CDS encoding DUF997 family protein: protein MRNKVFFSSLIYLFLFLWWILSFYFSIFSIVVFNIPIWFLLSCIFFPILSFLFVCIFVYFLKDD from the coding sequence ATGAGAAATAAAGTATTTTTTTCAAGTTTAATATATTTATTTCTGTTTCTTTGGTGGATTTTGTCATTTTATTTTTCTATCTTTTCTATTGTAGTATTTAATATTCCTATTTGGTTTTTGTTATCATGTATCTTTTTCCCTATTTTAAGTTTTTTATTTGTTTGTATTTTTGTGTATTTTTTAAAGGATGATTAG
- the coaBC gene encoding bifunctional phosphopantothenoylcysteine decarboxylase/phosphopantothenate--cysteine ligase CoaBC encodes MNTKKNILIGVCGGIAAYKSVYIISSLIKMKHNVKVIMTRNATKFITPLTLETVSKNRVVYSLWNTRHEKISHINLAKWADLILIIPATYNIISKIATGIADDALSTTISASTAPTYFAVAMNNIMYENPILKENIQKLKKYNYKFIEPDEGYLACSLNAIGRLRNENDILKIILNELKAKLPLQHKKILITASRTEEILDPIRYFSNKSTGKMGFNLGIEAKNLGANVTIITGPSNERIPDGINIIKVKAAKEMYEQTTKIYKDFDIIIGTAAVADFRPEKIYTNKIKKNEFENLNIKFIKNPDIIKYIGKNKIKNQIIIGFCAQESEKLLYEAKEKLKTKNLDYIIANDLKYFGSNLNKIYIIDKKNNIQKFPEMSKKEIAKEILKILY; translated from the coding sequence ATGAATACAAAAAAAAACATACTAATAGGAGTCTGCGGTGGTATTGCAGCATATAAATCAGTCTATATTATCTCAAGCCTAATCAAGATGAAACATAATGTTAAAGTCATAATGACAAGAAATGCAACTAAATTCATTACTCCACTTACACTAGAAACTGTTTCGAAAAATAGAGTAGTTTACAGCCTATGGAATACAAGACATGAAAAAATATCACATATTAATCTAGCTAAATGGGCAGATCTAATATTAATTATACCAGCTACCTACAATATTATTTCCAAAATAGCAACAGGCATTGCCGATGATGCTTTAAGTACAACAATATCTGCAAGTACTGCTCCCACTTATTTTGCAGTAGCAATGAATAATATAATGTATGAAAATCCTATCTTAAAAGAAAATATTCAAAAATTAAAAAAATATAATTATAAATTCATTGAACCTGATGAAGGATATTTAGCATGTTCTTTAAATGCCATTGGACGCCTTAGAAATGAAAATGATATTCTAAAAATAATATTAAACGAATTAAAAGCAAAATTGCCATTACAACACAAAAAAATACTAATAACAGCTTCTAGAACCGAAGAAATATTAGACCCAATTCGCTACTTTTCAAATAAATCAACAGGGAAAATGGGTTTTAATTTAGGAATTGAAGCAAAAAATCTAGGGGCTAATGTAACGATCATTACAGGACCTAGCAATGAAAGAATACCTGATGGAATAAATATTATTAAAGTAAAAGCAGCAAAAGAAATGTATGAACAAACAACAAAAATATATAAAGATTTCGATATAATTATTGGAACGGCTGCTGTTGCCGATTTTAGGCCTGAAAAAATTTATACAAACAAAATAAAAAAAAATGAATTTGAAAATCTTAATATTAAGTTCATAAAAAATCCAGATATAATAAAATATATAGGTAAAAATAAAATTAAAAACCAAATTATTATTGGATTTTGCGCCCAAGAGTCTGAAAAGCTATTATATGAAGCTAAAGAAAAACTTAAAACTAAAAATTTAGATTATATTATTGCAAACGATTTAAAATATTTCGGATCAAACTTAAATAAAATTTATATAATAGACAAAAAAAATAATATTCAAAAATTTCCCGAAATGTCAAAAAAAGAAATAGCAAAAGAGATTTTAAAAATCTTATATTAA
- the murJ gene encoding murein biosynthesis integral membrane protein MurJ, whose protein sequence is MNKDILSTIIVMISIFLSRIMGFVKIKIFSYYFGANLEADIFNYVFNIPNNLRKILSEGAMTSAFIPEFTHERNKSNKHAISFFRSVATFNIISVSFIILIMIIFSRQIIYFVSSYRSSDLELSSYMFNYLIIYILLISLTSIFAAVLNSYRVFFVPSVSPVIFSLSIILNILLFYEKYGIYSAIVGVLIGGIFQFLVHLISCIFIGFTYVPVFSFSNFAFLRFLKSWSHMILSALLSITTQQISFALASTLEVGSVSVLSNAIFYYQLPVGIFYVSISTVIFPKMTKYASLGNRKKLNDILNQGIEILILLLVPISFLMYIWARPILNLLLTGGKFSIYDTERTVSVLQYFLVGLTFSSIFGFFQKYCFSIRDSKTPFYFNLLFSFIDIFISVFGIGFFKVDILPIAQSISFIICVIIFYFVGLKSGIRLEIAKSAVAFVKAGVSLVPLYLVYMAFKDFKWNMGFSFNNFYLLILAGTISFFVLVVCYYLLGINKFLKFVNREIV, encoded by the coding sequence ATGAATAAAGATATTTTGTCAACCATCATCGTTATGATTTCTATATTCTTATCAAGAATAATGGGCTTTGTGAAAATAAAAATATTTTCTTACTATTTTGGTGCAAACCTTGAAGCAGATATTTTTAATTATGTTTTCAATATTCCGAATAATTTGAGAAAGATTCTTTCAGAAGGGGCAATGACTTCGGCTTTTATTCCTGAATTTACTCATGAGAGAAATAAATCTAATAAGCATGCTATTTCTTTTTTTAGAAGTGTTGCTACTTTTAATATTATAAGTGTTAGTTTTATTATTTTAATTATGATTATTTTTTCAAGACAGATTATATATTTTGTATCTTCCTACAGAAGTAGTGATTTAGAGTTATCTAGTTATATGTTTAATTACTTAATAATCTATATATTGCTTATAAGCTTGACATCAATATTTGCTGCAGTTCTGAATTCATATAGAGTTTTTTTCGTTCCATCTGTATCTCCTGTTATATTCTCTCTTAGTATTATATTGAATATATTGTTGTTTTATGAAAAATATGGAATATATAGTGCCATTGTTGGAGTGCTTATTGGTGGTATATTTCAATTTTTAGTACATTTAATAAGTTGTATTTTTATTGGATTTACATATGTACCAGTTTTTAGCTTTAGTAATTTTGCATTTTTGAGATTTTTGAAAAGTTGGTCGCATATGATTTTGTCGGCTTTACTTTCTATAACTACTCAGCAAATTTCATTTGCTTTAGCATCAACACTAGAGGTTGGAAGTGTTTCTGTTTTGAGTAATGCAATTTTTTATTATCAACTTCCTGTTGGCATTTTTTATGTCTCTATTTCCACAGTTATTTTTCCTAAAATGACAAAATATGCTTCTTTGGGAAATAGGAAAAAGTTAAATGATATTTTAAATCAGGGAATAGAGATTTTGATTTTGCTTTTAGTTCCTATATCATTTTTAATGTATATATGGGCTAGACCTATTTTAAACTTACTGCTTACAGGAGGTAAATTTTCAATATATGACACGGAGAGAACAGTTAGTGTGTTGCAGTATTTTTTAGTTGGATTAACATTTTCTTCTATTTTTGGATTTTTTCAGAAATATTGTTTTTCTATTCGTGATTCAAAAACTCCTTTTTACTTTAATCTTCTTTTTTCTTTTATTGATATTTTTATATCAGTTTTTGGTATTGGCTTTTTTAAGGTAGATATTTTGCCTATTGCACAATCAATTTCTTTTATTATTTGTGTGATTATTTTTTATTTTGTTGGGTTAAAGAGTGGCATAAGGCTTGAAATTGCTAAGTCTGCTGTGGCTTTTGTAAAGGCAGGTGTTTCTCTTGTTCCTTTGTATTTAGTTTATATGGCTTTTAAAGATTTTAAGTGGAATATGGGATTTAGTTTTAATAATTTTTATTTATTAATTTTAGCAGGCACGATTAGTTTTTTTGTTTTAGTGGTATGCTATTATTTGCTTGGAATTAATAAGTTTTTAAAATTTGTTAATAGGGAGATTGTATGA